GGCCCCGACCAGTGGGACGATCCCGACGCCGCGGCGGCCGCGGCGCGAGCGATCCTCGACCTCCGCGGGACGGCTCCCGACGTGGCCCGCGAGGACGGCGAGGAAAGCGCCCGCCGGCATCTCGTTGGGTTGGGTGGGAACCACTACGTCCCACGGTTCGAGCGCATCGTCCGCGAGACAGACTGGGCGGTCGGCCACATCGCCGCCGACTGGGGGCTTGCAGAGCTGGGCGATCCTGCCGAGCACGAGGATGTACTCGAGGCAGCCTTCGCCGAGAGCGGGGCCGAATACGCCTTGATCGACGGCGAGTACCCGCAGATCGAAGCGGCAATCGAGGACGCGGGACACACCGTGGTCGGCGAGACGTGGCTGCGGGCCGTCGAAGGCGTCCCGCTTCCGTTCGTCCATCGTGTCGAACAGCGACTGGCGTCCGTCGAGGACGGGCTTCGCTTTGGCGCCCCGGCCCGCGATTACGATGGCGACTTCGAAATCGTCGAACTACCCAGCGAGCTGTTGGACGAAGCCCAGGGAATCGACCGTGAGGCGACCCGCGAGGCCGTCGAGGGCGTTGGGCTGGCGTTCACGACCGAGCAAAGTGCCACGCGAGTCGGTGATCGAGCCGCCGTCGCCGACAGTGCGGACCGGGAAGCGTTGATACGCAGACTCGTGGACGTACTCCAGGTCGACTACGACGCGGTAGTCGTCGAAGACGATCGCGTCGTCGCGAGGAAAGAAGCGTTCGATCCCGCACTCGCGGCGGAAGCTGGCGTCCCGGAGGGGCCGAAATTCGGACAGCTAGCCAACGGGCAGGCTGTCGAAGTAGACGGCGAAAGCGTCGAGCCAGCGGCAGTGACTCGGGAGCGAGAAGTGACGTTCCCGGTCTGAGCGGATGAGTGTCTACCAGCCAATCAAGGGTCGACAGCGTTGGCTTTCAGCGTCTCCAGATCGATCGCTTCGAGCACGGTCTCGTTGGTCGCTTCGAGGACGACCGGCGGGGCAACCCCGGCCTCGTGGGCTTCCAGCCAGCGGCCGACACAGAGACACCAGCGGTCTTTCGGATTCAATCCAGGGAAATCACGTTCCGGCCGCGGCGTGATCAGATCGTTGCCCTGCGCGCGGGAAAACTCCAGAAACGCCTGGGTCATCTTCGCACAGAGATGGTGCTGGCCGCGGTCGCCGGGAACAGCCCTGCAGTGGCCATCGCGCTGATAGCCGGTCGAGAGCGGATCGCTGCAGGGTGCAAGCGGCTCGCCGAGGACGTTTTGCTGGGCGTCGGGGTCGCTCTGTGACATACCGGCCGTTACCACGAAGCGGGGGTAACAGTTGGTTTCGAGACGGGTTTTGCCGTAATCTCTCAGTCTTCGCCCGGTACGCTGTCGGCGTGATTACACAGCACCTCGGGCACCGTCGGCAGGCCACTGGTGTCGTGAGTCCCCGTCGGCGGCAGGTTCACCTCGGCAGCCGGCGAGTTTGTGAGGTCGACATCGGCGTCCAGTCCATCCATCTCCTCGCCGTCTCTCGTATCCTGGTCGATTCGCATCGAACAGAACTCAGCGCCACACATCGAGCAGTACCGTGCCTCCTTGTAGTTGTCTTCCGGGAGTGTCTGGTCGTGGTACTCGCGGGCGCGGTCGGGGTCGAGTGCGAGGGAGAACTGTTCGCGCCAGTCGAAGTCGTATCGCGCCTGTGAGATGGCATCGTCCCAGTCGCGAGCACCGGGTTTCCCGGCAGCGACGTCACCCGCGTGGGCGGCGATGCGATACGCGGCGAGGCCGTCGCGGACGTCTTGGGCATCCGGGAGTCCGAGGTGTTCTTTGGGCGTGACGTAACACAGCATCGCCGCGCCGTGACGGGCAGCCTCAGTCGCCCCGATGGCGCTTGTGATGTGGTCATAGCCCGGCGCAACGTCGGTCACCAGCGGACCCAGGAGGTAGAAGGGCGCGCCGTCACAGACGGCCTGTTGGTGGCGGACGTGCTCGCCGATCTCGTCGAGCGGGACGTGGCCCGGCCCCTCGACCATGACTTGGACGCCGTGGGCGTGAGCGCGTTCGGTGAGTTCGCCCAACGTCTCTAACTCCGCCAGTTGTGCCTCGTCGTTGGCATCCGCGATCGATCCGGGCCGGAGGCCGTCACCGAGGCTGATCGTGACGTCGTACTCGGCGAGGATCGCACAGATCTCCTCGAAGTGCGTATAAAACGGGTTCTGCTCGCCGTGGGCTTCCATCCACTCGGCGAGGATCGACCCACCTCGCGAGACGATCCCCGTGATCCGGCCGTCAGTCAGCGACAGGTGTTCCTGGAGGATGCCCGCGTGAATCGTCTGGTAGTCGGTTCCCTGAGCGGCCTGAGATTCGATAACGTCCAACAGGAGAGAAGCCGTCAGATCTGAAGGAGATCCCACTTGCTTCAGCGCTTCGTAGATCGGGACGGTTCCGAGCGGGACTGGTGAGTGTTCGATCTGGCCAGCACGGAGCGCCGGAATATCACCCCCCGTCGAGAGGTCCATCACCGTGTCCGCACCGTACTGGATGGCAGTGTGCAGTTTCTCCCGCTCGGTTTCGCGGTCGCTCTCGGGTTCGCTGTTGCCGATGTTGGCGTTGATCTTCGTCGCAAAGTCCTGTCCGATGATCATCGGATCGAGAGACTCGTGTTCGTGGTTGTTCGGGATCACCGCCTCGCCGGCGGCGACTTTCTCGCGAACGAATGCGGGCTCGCGGTTCTCCCGTTTGGCAACCCGTTCCATCGCCGGAGTGATCTCGCCGTCGCGTGCACGCGAAAGTTGTGTCGCTGTCATCACTGGCCCGTCGTACTACTTTGTTATATAACCTAGTGATAATCGACGAGACGAGCGGGGGCTAGTCGTGGAGCAAGATCGAAGGGAAACCAAGACGTCAGTCGCTGGTGTCGTACTTGTAGGTCGCCTCGTCAGCGTCGATACCGAAGTCCTCGGCCGTTTCTTCGGGTTCGTCGTCGCTGTCTGCAGCCGCGGCAGCCTTGAAGGCATCCCGGAACCGCTGTGGCATCGAGAACGCCGCCACTTCGATACGCATCGGGACCGCATCGGGATCGAGGGAGTCGCGTTTCGACTCCAAGCGATCCTGCAACACCCCTGGAAGATCCGTCTCGTCGATGGCCTCGAAGCCGAACTGCGCGAGATACTCGGGTTCGCCCGAAAGCGTGTAGACGGTGTCGAAGGCCTGGTCGCTCGCTTCCTGGACGAGTCGCTCGACGACGTGTGCGCCGACGCCCTGGCCGCGCCAGGCCTCGAGGACGCCGATACTCGTCAATTCACAGATGTCTTCGGCCGCCTTGTGGATGCGAATGCGCCCGAAGCCGGCACGTTCGTCGCTCCGTTCGTCGACCGCGATGACGTAATCCCGCGAACGGAAGGCCGTCTCGTCGAGGCCTAACGCCTCGATATAATCCAATAGCCAGACCTCGTCGCGGTTGCGTGCGTCCCGGACGTACATACTACGTGGTAGCACCCCCGCGGGAAAAGTATTTGCTGGCGGGACAGCGGGCGAGCCAATTTCGTCGGCGTCGCTACCGAGCGGACAGACAGACGGCCGGGCGAGCAGCTGGCTCAAAAGCCACTGCCGTCGCCCCCTTCCAGTCGATCGACAACCTCGCGGATGTCCGCAGAGTCTTCGATTGACTCTTTGACCTTCTCACGCCGGCGGACTTCGGCGGCACTGGCGTTGTAGGCCCGGACGTACTCGGCCCGAGAGTGTTCCTCGAAGGCGTGCCGGATGGCGAAGTATCCGTCGGGCAAGACCGTCCCGCAGACCGCACACTCGATGCGCTCGTGGCTGGTCGACTGATGGACGATCAAGTCCTCGACCCGGTCGAAGGACTCACCACAGCCTTCGAGCGCACATTCCCAGCGTGGCATACCCGGTCATACGCCCCACCGAGGGTAAAAACCCACCCATCGCCGTCCGCGAATCAGAACGGCTTTTGTCGCCGCCGGGATACCACCGGGCGTGACAACGACGTCGGTCGATCTCCACGTGAAAGTGCTCGACGAAGCAGTCGTGCGACGGGCCAAAGCCAGGGGACTTGACGTCCTGGTGTACGCCCCGCACTTCCAGCGCCTGCCACGGACACGAGCGACCGCCAAGAAATTTTCCGACGAGGAGTTGCTGGTCGTCCCCGGACGAGAGGTGTTTACTGGCTCGTGGCGCACTCGCCGGCACGTCCTCGCGATCGGGCTGGCCGACCCAGTACCCGATTTCATCACGCTCGAAGCCGCGATGGACGCCTTCGACCGCCAGGACGCCGCCGTCCTGGTGCCACATCCGACGTTCTTGTCTGTGAGTCTCGGTCCCACGTTGATCGACCGCTACCGGGACTCGATCGATGCGATCGAGACGTACAACCCGAAACATTGGCCCCACCACAACCGCCGGGCGCGACGGATTGCCACGGATCAAGAGCTTCCCACCTTCACCTCGTCGTACGCCCACCGTCGGCAGACAGTTGGTGAGGCGTGGGTCGAATTCGACCGCCAGATCGACGACGAAGATGATCTCGTCGAGGCCCTCAAAGACGGGGCCACGCGAGCGGTTCGCCACCGATCCGGACTCGTCCACCAGGGCCGGTGTGCACTGGAGTTTTCCCACCTCGGGTGGGAGAACTCCTGGAAGAAGCTCGATCGGATCCTACTTTCAGGCCGCGAAGCGACCCACCCCGAGGATCCGGCCTACGACGGACGCTTCGAAGAGGCGAGCGTCTACTGACGCCGGTGGATCGTGAGAGGCCACTCAGGCGAATCCGATCGCCTGCAGGCCCATCCCGAAGGCCCGTTGTGGAACCTGGTAGATGATCGCGGCGGCCACGACGAGTTCGAAGCCGGTCACGGCAAGCATCATGGGTGTCGAGTACTTGCTGTCGACGCGGACACCGATCGGCAGGTCGAACTCCCGACTGAGCAAGGGATAGAACAATGCGAGGCCGCGACGGGTCCCGAGGATGTCCAGTGCGTAGTGAGAGAGGACACCGATCCAGACGTACTGGAGATTGCCGAAATAATGCGGGTAGGCCCCCACGATCCCGAGTACGAAGAGGTTGTGAAGCGTCTTGCGGTGGGTGCCAAAAGCAGTGTCGACGTCCGGAAACAACGCTCCAAGCACCATCGGGACCGAGACCGCCGCGATCGTCACGAACGTCTCGACGTCGCCGGACGGCTCCAACAAGTACCCGATCCCGAGGCTCAACAGCAGGGCGTTGAGGACGTGGCCGCGCTTGTTCATCGATCGGGTAGACGCCGGGCGGCACCGAAAGCGTTTCTCACTCGCGACGGGCGAGGAGGGGCATCCCGCCACTCACGGCGCGCCGCCGTCGACGGCCGCCAGGAGGTCTTCTAGGGCCTGTTCGGCGATCTGGCGCTTGATCTCGGTCCGCGAGCCGTCGAACTCGTACCGACGCACGCGCGTCGACGAGTTACCACTGCCCCACGGCGCGGCGTAGGCGATACCGACGAAGACCGTTCCCACCGGCTTCTCGTCCGTCCCGCCGGTCGGTCCAGCGATGCCCGTCGTCGAGACGCCCCACGTCGTGCCCGCCCGATCTCGGACGCCCTGGGCCATCTGCCGGGCGACCGGTTCGCTGACCGCCCCTTCCGCATCGAGCGCCTCGCGACTGACCGCCAGTGCTTCTCGCTTGGCGTCGTAGGAATAGGTCACCAGCGAGCGATCAAAATAGTCGGAGGAACCGGGAACGTCTGTCAACAGTGAGCCGATCAATCCTCCAGTACAGGACTCGGCAACCGCGACTGTGGCGTCGGCCTCGCAGAGGGCCTGGCCGACGGGTTCCGCGATCGGCACCTCGGATTCCGTCATACGCGCTGGTGGGGCTGCCCGGACCAAAAGCGTCCGGTCCCGGACGGAGCGCCACTGCCCCTGGGAGCGGCGCGAGGCCTCGACGACTGCGAACGGAAAGACAAACCTGCCGGGACCGTCCACCACGAGTATGGACTACGAGACGCCGCAGTTCTACCGCGTCATGCAGTACGCGGCCGAGGCCGATCGGGACGTCGTCGATATGGTCTCGGGGAGCCCCGACTGGGGGCCACCGCCAGCCGTGCGCGATGGCCTCCGGGCGTACGCGGATCTCGACGCCGAGGCCTACGGCTACCCGCCCAGTCCCGGCATCCCGACACTCCGCGAGGAAATCGCCAAGCGTCGCGACGTCCCGACGGAAGCCGTGCTCGTCACCAACGGCGCTGGCGAGGCCAACCACCTCGCGACGGCCACGGCCCTGGACGAACGCGACGGCGACGAGGTGCTGGTGACCGACCCCGTCTATCCGTACTACGCTGGCCGGGCGAGCGTGCTGGGTGCCGAACCGCGGTTCGTGCCGACGGATGAAGACGGCCATCTCGACCCGGATGTAGTCCGAGAGACAGCCAATGGAGACACCGCGGCGATCGTCGTCACGACGCCGAACAACCCGACTGGGGCAGTCTACGGCGCGAAGACGATGGCCGAACTCGTCGCGATCGCCGAGGACAACGGCGCCGTCCTGATCAGCGACGAGGTGTACGACCACTTCGACTACTCGGGCCGGTTCGCCAGCGTACTCGACGTGGACTCGCCGGCCCGCATCGTCACGAACTCCTTCTCGAAGACGCTCTCGGTGACGGGGTTACGGATCGGCTACATCGTGATTACCGACGAACAGCTACGGGAGCGGGCACAAACGCGGCACATGCTGACCAACGTCGCGGTGAGTCGGCCGGCACAGTACGCCGTGGCCCACGCCCTCCAGAACACGACCCCGGAGTGGTACGCCAACAACCGCCAGCGCGTCCGGGACCGAATCGAGCGCTTCACCGACACGCTGGAGACGATCGGTGCCGACTACCTCGATCCCGAGGGTGCTTTCTACGTCATGGCCCGCATCGACGGCCTCGATGGCTCGATCGACGCTGCCTTCGACCTCATCGATACGGCGGGTATCTCGGCGATGCCGGGGTCGGCTTTCGGGGAGACGAAGGCTGACTGGCTCCGCTTTTCGCTGTTGACGCCACGGATCGCGGAAGCGAGTCGACGCCTGGAGGCCTTCGTCGCCAGCGAGGATTGAGCGAACGCGCCGGAACCGTCACTCGCCGCCGAGTGTGGCCGCCAGGTCGTCGAACTGCCGGCGGTAGTACGCCTCTGCGCGCGAGCGAGCAAGCGACCCCTCACCGTCGTAGAGATCGTCGAACCCGCCCATCCGCCACAGGAGCGTCGAAAACTGATAGAGGGGTTTGCTCTTCGCGTACCGCTGGTCGGGATCGAAGTCGCGCTCGGACCGATACCCGTCGTGGAGGTGCGCGCGTAATTGCTCACACTCCTCGGGGTCGCGAAAGACCGAATCGATAAACAGGAACTCCACCTGCGCGAGGTTGTACATCGGTTCGCCCGCGAGTGTTTGCTCCCAGTCGAGGACGGCCGAGATCGGCGACGTGCCGTCCGGTTCGAACAGGAGATTCCCCGGCCGAAAGTCGTCGTGGACCACGCGGGGAATGCCCTGGCGAGGCACCGTCGAGAGACGCGCTCGCAGTCGCTCTCTGGCAGTGTCCTGTAAGTCCTCGAAGGTAGTGGCGGCCAGCCCATCGATGTGCCCACGCGTCAGATCGGCGAAGTACGCCCGCCAGTCACTAGAGAAGTCACGGACGGACAGCCGCCCGTCACGAAGGGCGAGGCGGCCGTACCCTTCGAAGGCGATCGTCGAGTGGAGATCCCCCAGAATCCGGCCGACTGCTTCGAGAAGCTCGCTGCGCTGATCGAGCGCGAGGCCTTCGAAGCGCTCGTCGAGGTTGGTGCCATGCATCCGCTCGGTCACGAAGTACGGCGGGACGTCTTGGTCCGGATCCTCCTCGAAAACGAGAATCCCCGGCAGCGGCACGTCGGTCCGCTCGGCGATGAACTCGTGTAAGAACGGCTCGACGGCGAACGTAGAGCCCGTCTCCGGGGCGAACTTGACGACGACTTCGTACTCGGTGCCCTCGTACTGCAACGTCACTCGGTAGACGGCCGCTCGCGTCCCGCCGGTGAGTTGCTGAGAGGAGAACGTCTCGTAATCCGGGCCGGACTCTTCGAGGACGGCCTCGATCGCACCAGCAGACCTAGACACGGTTGTCCGTACACTCGGCGCATCACGTAATATCCCTGTCGAAATGCATCCCTGAGGAAAGATTATTGGCATCAAGGAGAGCCAAACCCGTGGG
The sequence above is drawn from the Halorhabdus sp. CBA1104 genome and encodes:
- a CDS encoding pyridoxal phosphate-dependent aminotransferase → MDYETPQFYRVMQYAAEADRDVVDMVSGSPDWGPPPAVRDGLRAYADLDAEAYGYPPSPGIPTLREEIAKRRDVPTEAVLVTNGAGEANHLATATALDERDGDEVLVTDPVYPYYAGRASVLGAEPRFVPTDEDGHLDPDVVRETANGDTAAIVVTTPNNPTGAVYGAKTMAELVAIAEDNGAVLISDEVYDHFDYSGRFASVLDVDSPARIVTNSFSKTLSVTGLRIGYIVITDEQLRERAQTRHMLTNVAVSRPAQYAVAHALQNTTPEWYANNRQRVRDRIERFTDTLETIGADYLDPEGAFYVMARIDGLDGSIDAAFDLIDTAGISAMPGSAFGETKADWLRFSLLTPRIAEASRRLEAFVASED
- a CDS encoding DUF2237 family protein, with the protein product MSQSDPDAQQNVLGEPLAPCSDPLSTGYQRDGHCRAVPGDRGQHHLCAKMTQAFLEFSRAQGNDLITPRPERDFPGLNPKDRWCLCVGRWLEAHEAGVAPPVVLEATNETVLEAIDLETLKANAVDP
- a CDS encoding D-aminoacyl-tRNA deacylase, which codes for MTDATDHTVGIVVSAADRASEHIHDHLLDLADWTITEDTDHPAADGGGDVFRTGGFEMRTFEEWHLELDGVATVFDDPDLVVFASRHSGETGALLTAHHTGNFGPAEYGGEERALARAAPNAQSQVVEALATHAPEAYEVGMECTHHGPTDVGVPSLFVEVGSGPDQWDDPDAAAAAARAILDLRGTAPDVAREDGEESARRHLVGLGGNHYVPRFERIVRETDWAVGHIAADWGLAELGDPAEHEDVLEAAFAESGAEYALIDGEYPQIEAAIEDAGHTVVGETWLRAVEGVPLPFVHRVEQRLASVEDGLRFGAPARDYDGDFEIVELPSELLDEAQGIDREATREAVEGVGLAFTTEQSATRVGDRAAVADSADREALIRRLVDVLQVDYDAVVVEDDRVVARKEAFDPALAAEAGVPEGPKFGQLANGQAVEVDGESVEPAAVTREREVTFPV
- a CDS encoding metal-dependent hydrolase; its protein translation is MNKRGHVLNALLLSLGIGYLLEPSGDVETFVTIAAVSVPMVLGALFPDVDTAFGTHRKTLHNLFVLGIVGAYPHYFGNLQYVWIGVLSHYALDILGTRRGLALFYPLLSREFDLPIGVRVDSKYSTPMMLAVTGFELVVAAAIIYQVPQRAFGMGLQAIGFA
- a CDS encoding phosphotransferase family protein; this translates as MSRSAGAIEAVLEESGPDYETFSSQQLTGGTRAAVYRVTLQYEGTEYEVVVKFAPETGSTFAVEPFLHEFIAERTDVPLPGILVFEEDPDQDVPPYFVTERMHGTNLDERFEGLALDQRSELLEAVGRILGDLHSTIAFEGYGRLALRDGRLSVRDFSSDWRAYFADLTRGHIDGLAATTFEDLQDTARERLRARLSTVPRQGIPRVVHDDFRPGNLLFEPDGTSPISAVLDWEQTLAGEPMYNLAQVEFLFIDSVFRDPEECEQLRAHLHDGYRSERDFDPDQRYAKSKPLYQFSTLLWRMGGFDDLYDGEGSLARSRAEAYYRRQFDDLAATLGGE
- the thiC gene encoding phosphomethylpyrimidine synthase ThiC: MTATQLSRARDGEITPAMERVAKRENREPAFVREKVAAGEAVIPNNHEHESLDPMIIGQDFATKINANIGNSEPESDRETEREKLHTAIQYGADTVMDLSTGGDIPALRAGQIEHSPVPLGTVPIYEALKQVGSPSDLTASLLLDVIESQAAQGTDYQTIHAGILQEHLSLTDGRITGIVSRGGSILAEWMEAHGEQNPFYTHFEEICAILAEYDVTISLGDGLRPGSIADANDEAQLAELETLGELTERAHAHGVQVMVEGPGHVPLDEIGEHVRHQQAVCDGAPFYLLGPLVTDVAPGYDHITSAIGATEAARHGAAMLCYVTPKEHLGLPDAQDVRDGLAAYRIAAHAGDVAAGKPGARDWDDAISQARYDFDWREQFSLALDPDRAREYHDQTLPEDNYKEARYCSMCGAEFCSMRIDQDTRDGEEMDGLDADVDLTNSPAAEVNLPPTGTHDTSGLPTVPEVLCNHADSVPGED
- a CDS encoding PHP-associated domain-containing protein, producing MTTTSVDLHVKVLDEAVVRRAKARGLDVLVYAPHFQRLPRTRATAKKFSDEELLVVPGREVFTGSWRTRRHVLAIGLADPVPDFITLEAAMDAFDRQDAAVLVPHPTFLSVSLGPTLIDRYRDSIDAIETYNPKHWPHHNRRARRIATDQELPTFTSSYAHRRQTVGEAWVEFDRQIDDEDDLVEALKDGATRAVRHRSGLVHQGRCALEFSHLGWENSWKKLDRILLSGREATHPEDPAYDGRFEEASVY
- a CDS encoding GNAT family N-acetyltransferase, whose product is MYVRDARNRDEVWLLDYIEALGLDETAFRSRDYVIAVDERSDERAGFGRIRIHKAAEDICELTSIGVLEAWRGQGVGAHVVERLVQEASDQAFDTVYTLSGEPEYLAQFGFEAIDETDLPGVLQDRLESKRDSLDPDAVPMRIEVAAFSMPQRFRDAFKAAAAADSDDEPEETAEDFGIDADEATYKYDTSD
- a CDS encoding CinA family protein; translated protein: MTESEVPIAEPVGQALCEADATVAVAESCTGGLIGSLLTDVPGSSDYFDRSLVTYSYDAKREALAVSREALDAEGAVSEPVARQMAQGVRDRAGTTWGVSTTGIAGPTGGTDEKPVGTVFVGIAYAAPWGSGNSSTRVRRYEFDGSRTEIKRQIAEQALEDLLAAVDGGAP